In candidate division TA06 bacterium, the genomic window GTTCTCACATCCGGATCGTTCTGGAGGGCAAGATGGACAATCCTCCTCTCCCTCGATTGAAGAGGGTCCATCGTCACCTCCTTCCCGAACCTTCTCACTCTCTCTGCTGTCTCCTTCGCCTTTCTCCGGAGGAGCTGATTGTGTCTCGCCTTGTATCCTCCAACATCAACGTTCACTCTCACACCGGGATACATTCTTCCGGCAATTCTGTTTGTAATATGCTGCAGCGCCTCCAGGGTTCTTCCTTCTCTGCCTATGAGCAAGCCATCCAGTTCCCCAATACTTATGTCAGCAGTAAACACCCCTTCCTTCTCGTTGACTGCAACTTTCGAATCAAATGCCATGAGCAGAAGGAGCTTTTGAACCAGCTCTCTCACCTCTGATGGGCTTGCTTTATCCATTGCTGAGACTCTCACCCTTGCGGGCTTCCTCCCAATACCAAGGATTCCGCCTGTGGAGCCTTCGTCTATTATCTCTATCCTCGCCTGAGCGGGCTCTATGCCCAGTTTCTCCATGGCCTTTTCTATGGCCTCCTCCACAGTTTTCCCTTCTTCTTCGACGAATTTCATGGTCAACCTCCGGACGATATCTTGCTGTGCACCTAAACTAAACCAGGGATCCTAAGAATGAATTGCTCAGCACTCGATGGAAACATATACAAACCATTTGCTCATTGCACACGACCCCTGAATGTGCTCGTTAAGATGCTGTTTTCGGCTCTTCTCCCCTCTTGTGCAGTATATAATGCTGAACCACCGAGAGCACATTGTAGATAAACCAGTAAAGAACAAGCCCTGCTGGAAAACTCCAGAATATGAAGAGCATGATCATTGGCATCATGTATGTCATCGCTTTCTGACGTGGATCCGTCGGTGTGAATTTCTGCTGGACAAACATTGATCCTGCCATAAGAACCGGAAGGATGAAAGTGGGATCTCTCTCTGAAAGATCAGCAATCCACAGGAAGTTGGCTCCTCGGAGTTCAATCATGGATCTGAGTATGGCAAACAGCGCCCAGAATACGGGCATCTGAAAGAGGAGCGGTAGACACCCTCCGAGCGGATTTATGCCCTCCTTTTTGTAAATGCCCATCGTTTCCGTGTTCAATCTCTTAGGATCTTTCTTGTACTTCTGTTTCAGCGCGGCGATCTTTGGCTGAAGCTTCTGCATCTCGCGCATGGACCTCAGGCTTTTAAAGGTGAGGGGATAGAATATGACCATCATGATGCACGAGAAGAGAATAATAACCACTCCGTAGTTGTGCACCAGCTTGTGCAGCCACACGAGAATCCTCAGGATCAACCTGCTGATGCCACTCACCCATCCTGGTCCCAGATAGACTGCCCTCTGCAACCCCAAGTCAAACTCTCTCAAGCGGTCATACTGTATGGGGCCAACGTAGATGTCGTACTCAGCCCTGTTGCCTTCGCTCATCATCCTGACCGAAAGCTCTGTGGGAGCGACCGTATCAACCCTGGCGCCAATCCTGACAATACTCGGACCAACTGTGTCAACCCTGAAGTATCTCACTTCCCTTTTCGGTATGAAACAGGCGAGGAAGTACTTCGTCTTTACTGCCCCCCAGTCGACTCGTCCAACGTACTCAAGGTCCCTTATCTTGTGGATCTCCCCGCTCCTCAACACCTTTACTGCCTTTGTCAACTGCCACTGCTTGAACATTCCGCCAACCATGGCCATGGCAGAGAAGTAGTTGAGATAGCCCCTCTGCGCCTTCTCTGTCTGGCGGAGCCCTGCACCCCAATCCAGGATCAGCTCTTTTGCGCTCCCCGGACAGATCTCTTCGAGACCTATGATGTAATCACCATTCCTGAAGGTGTATGTTTTCCTCAGAGTGCTCCCATCTGGAAGAAGCGCGGCGAACACCACCTTTCCTTCTACAGCGCCGGATGGGTGGACGGTCGTTTCTATGGTGAAGT contains:
- a CDS encoding membrane protein insertase YidC, encoding MSAETRTLIAIFLIVLISIISYKYLPRQQAQPPLPVESEEPHLERVMVERVKPTELKAARVAPTADEDSVLIETDLHRICLSSVGGSIKSLRLKEYADLRGKGEELKAASTFERIWALIQSMFRRREESQELAELIPEGRRAVLSTVRTSDGTFDLANHNFTIETTVHPSGAVEGKVVFAALLPDGSTLRKTYTFRNGDYIIGLEEICPGSAKELILDWGAGLRQTEKAQRGYLNYFSAMAMVGGMFKQWQLTKAVKVLRSGEIHKIRDLEYVGRVDWGAVKTKYFLACFIPKREVRYFRVDTVGPSIVRIGARVDTVAPTELSVRMMSEGNRAEYDIYVGPIQYDRLREFDLGLQRAVYLGPGWVSGISRLILRILVWLHKLVHNYGVVIILFSCIMMVIFYPLTFKSLRSMREMQKLQPKIAALKQKYKKDPKRLNTETMGIYKKEGINPLGGCLPLLFQMPVFWALFAILRSMIELRGANFLWIADLSERDPTFILPVLMAGSMFVQQKFTPTDPRQKAMTYMMPMIMLFIFWSFPAGLVLYWFIYNVLSVVQHYILHKRGEEPKTAS
- a CDS encoding protein jag translates to MKFVEEEGKTVEEAIEKAMEKLGIEPAQARIEIIDEGSTGGILGIGRKPARVRVSAMDKASPSEVRELVQKLLLLMAFDSKVAVNEKEGVFTADISIGELDGLLIGREGRTLEALQHITNRIAGRMYPGVRVNVDVGGYKARHNQLLRRKAKETAERVRRFGKEVTMDPLQSRERRIVHLALQNDPDVRTYTVGNGPARNVVVAPREKSKEDRPSEPA